The DNA segment CTCGGGGTGCTGCTGGCAATCATGCCCTGGAACTTCCCCTACTGGCAGGTAGTCCGCGCCCTGGCCCCAGCGCTGGCGGCCGGCAACGTCGTCGTCCTCAAGCACGCACCGTCGACGACCGGCTGCGGCCTGGCCCTGGCCGCCGCCGCGACCGCGGCGGGGCTGCCAGTGGGGACACTCTCGGTGCTCGTCGTCGATGCCGAGCGCACCGCCGATGTCGTCGACGACGTGATCGCCGACGACCGGGTGGCAGCGGTCACCCTGACGGGCTCGACCCGTGCCGGCCGTTCGGTCGCTGCCGCCGCAGGACGGGCGCTCAAGAAGACGGTGCTCGAACTTGGCGGGAGCGACCCGTTCGTCGTGCTCGCCGACGCCGACCTCGAGGCTGCCGCCGCCTGGGCGGCGCGCAGCCGGTTCCAGAACACCGGGCAATCCTGCATCGCCGCCAAGCGCATCATCGTCGAGGAGGCGGTCGCCGACGCCTTCACCGAGAAGCTGCTGGCCCAGGTCAGAGACCTGCAGTTGGGTGACCCCACCGAGGACGGGGTGACGATCGGGCCGCTGGCCCGAGAGGACCTGCGGGACGCCGTCGACCGCCAGGTCCGCGACTCCGTGGCCCGGGGAGCCCGGGTCCTGGTCGGCGGCCGCGTCCCACACCGGCCCGGCTTCTACTACGAGCCGACGGTCCTCGACGAGGTCCGACCTGGCATGCCGGTGCTCGAAGAAGAGGTGTTCGGCCCCGCCGTCCCCGTACTGCGAGCCGCGAGCGCCGACGAAGCGCTGGCGCTCGCCAACGCCACCGCCTACGGGCTCGGCAGCGCCGTGTGGACCTCAGACCTGGCTCGCGGCGAGGTCTTCGCCGCCCGCCTCGATGCCGGACACACCGCCGTGAACGGCATGACCGTCTCCGACCCGCGTCTGCCGTTCGGGGGCGTCAAGGACTCGGGCTACGGCCGCGAGCTGTCGCATCAGGGGCTGTTCGAGTTCGTCAACATCCATGCCGTCGTCGTCAATGCTCCCGACGGGCCGCGTGAGGACCGGCGGACGGCGAGCGAGTAGCACCATGCCCCGCAGTAGCCTCCGATCGGGTGAGGACCAGCTTCCATCCAGCGGTGGCACCTGGCTCATGGTCGACAAGCAGCAGGAGGGAGTGAGATGGGTACGGCAGCAGAGCTGATCGTGCGCTGCCTCGAGCACGAAGGAGTGAGCTGCGTCTTCGGGATACCCGGAGAGGAGAACATCCACTTCACCGACGCCGTCGTCCGCTCGTCAATTCGATACGTGCTGGTCCGCCACGAGCAAGCCGCTGCCTTCATGGCCGAGATCCACGGCCGTCTCACCGGCGCCGCTGGCGTGTGCTCGGCCACGTTGGGCCCCGGGGCCATCAACATGCTCCTCGGCGTCGCCGACGCGACGACCAACAGCTCCCCCCTGGTGGCACTGTCCGCCCAGGTCGGCCTCAACCGGATCTACAAGGAGTCGCACCAGAGCGTCGACCTGGTGTCCATGTACGCTCCGGTCGCGAAGTGGGCCGCCACGGTGCTGAGTGGCGAGGCGATCCCGGAGATGACCCGCAAGGCGTTCAAGCTGGCCCAGGCCGAGCGTCCCGGTGCGGTCTACCTGGCGGTCCCCGAAGACATCGAGGCAGCCGCCGTCAGTCCGGACCTCACGCCGCTCGAGCTGAACGTGCCGAGGCCCGACGAACCGTCCCCGTCGCAGATCCGCCGGGCGGCCGACGTTCTCGACAACGCCGTCTGCCCGATCGTGCTGGCCGGTCACGGGGCCGCGCGCGCGGGGGCCTCGGATGCCTTGATGCGCTTCTCGACCAACCTGGGCCTCCCGGTCGCCACGACCTTTCACGGCAAGGGGGTGTTCCCCGACGACCACCCCAATGCCCTCGGCGCCGTGGGCTTCATGGCCCATGACTATGTCAACTTCGGCTTCGATCAGGCAGACGTCATCGTCTGTGTGGGCTACGAGCTCCAGGAGTTCGACCCCGCCCGGATCAACCCCCACGCCGACAAGCGGATCATCCACATCAGCCGGTTCCCAGCCGAGGTCGACAGCCACTACACGGTGGACGTCGGCATACAGGCCGAGCTGGGGCGAACGCTTGATGCGTTGGCAACGGCGACCTCACGCCGCTTTGCCGTCGCCACGGCCGACGAGAAGATTCGCGCCCTGCTGGCCAGTGAGCTCGCCGTCGGATCAGACGAGTCCGTTCCCGTGAAGCCCCAACGGCTCGTGGCCGACATCCGGTCGGCGATGGGCCGCGGGGACGTCGTGCTCGCCGACACCGGCGCGGTGAAGATGTGGATGGCCCGCCTCTACCCAACCTACGAGCCCAACACCTGCCTCTTCTCGAACGGGCTGTCCACCATGGGCTTTGCTCTGCCTGGCGCCATCGCAGCCAAGCTGGCATTTCCTGAGCGCCGGGTGCTCGCCGCCGTGGGGGACGGAGCCTTCCTGATGAACTCCCAGGAGCTCGAGACCGCCGTTCGGGAGCGCCTCCCGCTGACGGTGCTCGTGTGGGAGGACGACGCCTATGGCCTCATCAAATGGAAGATGCAGCTTGACCTGGGCAGGGACGTGAGCACCGACTTCACCAACCCGGACCTGGTTGCCTACGCCGAGAGCTTCGGGGCACGGGGCTACCGCATCCGCTCGGCAGATGCGCTCCTGCCCACGTTGCGAGAGGCCCTGGACTCGGAGACCGTGTCGGTCGTCGCCTGCCCGGTGGACTACAGCGAGAACCTGCGCCTCACCTCGATGCTCGGAGAGCTCAGCGGGCCCTTCTGAGCCCGAGTGGCGCCCTGGTTGCCGGTCACTCCCGACTCTAAGGTGTGTCACGTCCATCCACTCCACCGGGAGGTGACGGCGATGTCGAGCGTCATGGTTTCCCACGGTCGATCGTTGCCCACCTCATGAGCGCCGGACCGGGCAGCGCTGTCGCCGACCAGGAGGCTGGTCCGTTCCAGATCGCCGGCTCCGCAGTGGTGCTGGGATCGGCCCGCCTGGGTGAGGGGTCGCTGCTGGCCGAGGGTGCGGTCATCCGATCGGAGGACGGGGCGGTCGAGATCGGCGCCGGATCGGCCGTGATCGAGAACGGCGTGGTGGTCGGCACCACGGCAATCCCGACCACCATCGGGCGCCGAACCACGTTCGGCCACCGCTGCATGGTGATCGGAGCAGCCGTGGGCGACCTCTGCGAGATCGGGAACGCCTCGACGCTGATGCCCGGCGCCCGGCTCGGCGACCGGGTCTTCCTCGGCGAGGGAACAGTCGTGCCGCCGGGGATGACCCTGCCGAGCGAGGTCGTGGCCGTCGGACGGCCAGCGCGAGTCGTGCGATCCGCGAGCCCAGACGACCTCCGTCGCCTCGCCGGTCTGCGCGGCGGCGACCTCTCCGTGCCGGAGCACACCGCCATCACCATCGAGAACAGACAGGAGACCCTCGCCATGGGCCAGCTGTACGCCTACCGAGGCACCCTACCGACCATCGCCGCCTCGGCGACGCTGTTCGCCACCGCCGAGATCACCGGCGACGTCGTTGTCGGCGAACGCAGCATCATCGGCGCCGGCGTCAAGATCATCGGCGATTCCCACGGCCCGGTTCGCATCGGCGACGATGTCCAGATCCTCGAGAACACGGTCTTGCACCTGCTGCCGGACAACGAGCTCATCATCGACGACAGAGTCATCGTCGGCCCGGGCGCCATGATCCACGGCTGTCACATCGGCGCCGGATCTGTCGTCGAGCCGGGCGCGATCGTCTGCGACGGCAGCGGGCTCGGGGCCGGTTGCATCGTGCGCGCCGGAGCCGTCGTCAAGCAGCGCTCGCAGCTGCCGCCGGGCTCCGATATCGACGGCCTGCCGGCCACGGCCGTCGGTCGCCTGCCTGAGCCGCCAGAGATGCCGAGCTGGGCGCTCAGGCCGGACGATCTTCCTGTCCCGGCAGCTGGCGGGCCTGGTCTGTGACCACCGTCCGTCACATCGCCCAGGCAGTCGCCTCCACCGGCTCGAACGTGCCCGCCTACCGGGTGGACATCCGTGTCGGCAACCACCAGCTCGTCGCTGACGAGCCGCCTGACACCGGCGGGGACGACTTCGGGCCGTCGCCGTTCGGTCTTCTGACCAGCGCCCTGGCCGCGTGCACGGCCACGACCCTTCGCATGTACGCCGAACGTCACGACTGGGAGCTGAGCACCATCGACGTCGATGCGCGGTACGAGGTCGACGACAACCGGCACGGCACGATCGCGCGATCGATCACGGTTCCCGCTGACATGCCGGGAGAGCAGCTCGACGCGCTTGCATCGATCGCCGACCGGACACCGGTGACGCGCGCCATCCGGGCTGGCACACCCATCACCACGACGATGCGGCGAGGGAGCTGAGGGGTGAAACCATGCCGCACGGCACCGTGGGTTGGTGACCCGGGCTTCGAGCGGCATCCGCGCCGCCACGGCCACTCATCAGCGGATCCGTTCGTGACGCTCTGCCAGCACACGGTCCCATTTGACGGCCGGAACGGCGGCTGGGAGCGGCCGGATCGGCCCAGGGCGAAGCCCATCGAGCACGAGGTCCAGGTGGCGCTCCCAGATTCGGGGGGCGGTGCGGCGAGTGGCCTCCACGAGGTCTGTGATCGTCCAAAACAGGACCACGAGGTCCTGGTAGACGACATCCTCACGCAGGGCGCCGAAGTCCTTGGCCCGCTGGATCAGGACTTCCATCGCCCCAGCGATCTCGTGGCGAACTGCGGCGATGCCAGGCGCGCCCCACAGCAGGCGCGACGGAAGCCCATGAGCAGCATGAAACGCTGTCGCCTGTCGGACGAAGCACTCCAACCCATCGCCGCCCGGCGACTCGAGCGATCTCCGTGCAATCTCCAACGTCTGTTGATGCAGCGGAAACACGGCGGCATCGAGGAGATCACACTTGTTGGGAAAACGGCGGTAGATGGTGCCGACCCCGACCCCGGCACGCCTGGCGACCTCCTCGATGGAGAAGGCCGTCCCGCACTCGTCGAAGACCTCTCGCGCCGCGGTGAGGACGCGCTCGAGGTTGCGAGCCGCGTCCTGCCGCAGCTCGTGGCTCGGCGCGTGGCTCGGCTCGTCCCCCTGATGAACCGTCATCGGACCTCCCTCGCCCCTGCGGCGCTCGCTCCGGCCGGTCTGCGATGGGCCGGGTCGCCGCCCACCTCGGGATCAACGAGTCCCTGCCGTGACACAGGGACCACGATGGCCGCCACCGTGGCGAGGAGGAACGCGGCGGCCATGAAGCCGAAGGCGAGCCCGTAGCTCCGCTCCGTCGGGTAGCCGCTGGCGAGAACGCCAGCAGTCAGGATGCTGGCCACGATCTGGCTTCCAACCGCTCCACCGATGGTCCGGACGTTGGCGTTCATGCCGGTGGCGACGCCGGTGACGGTAGCGGGCACGGCGTCGACGACGAGGTTCGTCAGGGCGGCGAAGCCCAGTCCGAGCCCGAGCCCAGAGAGAG comes from the Acidimicrobiales bacterium genome and includes:
- a CDS encoding aldehyde dehydrogenase family protein is translated as MTVTTVDPASGRALTTYDETTPAELDALLDRAHGAAHGWGQTAPDQRAEGLRRLSQVLTERQEELSLLATREMGKPLAESHAEVAKCARTCEWFAEHAPALLKPEVVETEALRSQVIATPLGVLLAIMPWNFPYWQVVRALAPALAAGNVVVLKHAPSTTGCGLALAAAATAAGLPVGTLSVLVVDAERTADVVDDVIADDRVAAVTLTGSTRAGRSVAAAAGRALKKTVLELGGSDPFVVLADADLEAAAAWAARSRFQNTGQSCIAAKRIIVEEAVADAFTEKLLAQVRDLQLGDPTEDGVTIGPLAREDLRDAVDRQVRDSVARGARVLVGGRVPHRPGFYYEPTVLDEVRPGMPVLEEEVFGPAVPVLRAASADEALALANATAYGLGSAVWTSDLARGEVFAARLDAGHTAVNGMTVSDPRLPFGGVKDSGYGRELSHQGLFEFVNIHAVVVNAPDGPREDRRTASE
- a CDS encoding acetolactate synthase large subunit, translated to MGTAAELIVRCLEHEGVSCVFGIPGEENIHFTDAVVRSSIRYVLVRHEQAAAFMAEIHGRLTGAAGVCSATLGPGAINMLLGVADATTNSSPLVALSAQVGLNRIYKESHQSVDLVSMYAPVAKWAATVLSGEAIPEMTRKAFKLAQAERPGAVYLAVPEDIEAAAVSPDLTPLELNVPRPDEPSPSQIRRAADVLDNAVCPIVLAGHGAARAGASDALMRFSTNLGLPVATTFHGKGVFPDDHPNALGAVGFMAHDYVNFGFDQADVIVCVGYELQEFDPARINPHADKRIIHISRFPAEVDSHYTVDVGIQAELGRTLDALATATSRRFAVATADEKIRALLASELAVGSDESVPVKPQRLVADIRSAMGRGDVVLADTGAVKMWMARLYPTYEPNTCLFSNGLSTMGFALPGAIAAKLAFPERRVLAAVGDGAFLMNSQELETAVRERLPLTVLVWEDDAYGLIKWKMQLDLGRDVSTDFTNPDLVAYAESFGARGYRIRSADALLPTLREALDSETVSVVACPVDYSENLRLTSMLGELSGPF
- a CDS encoding OsmC family protein, giving the protein MTTVRHIAQAVASTGSNVPAYRVDIRVGNHQLVADEPPDTGGDDFGPSPFGLLTSALAACTATTLRMYAERHDWELSTIDVDARYEVDDNRHGTIARSITVPADMPGEQLDALASIADRTPVTRAIRAGTPITTTMRRGS
- a CDS encoding helix-turn-helix domain-containing protein, yielding MTVHQGDEPSHAPSHELRQDAARNLERVLTAAREVFDECGTAFSIEEVARRAGVGVGTIYRRFPNKCDLLDAAVFPLHQQTLEIARRSLESPGGDGLECFVRQATAFHAAHGLPSRLLWGAPGIAAVRHEIAGAMEVLIQRAKDFGALREDVVYQDLVVLFWTITDLVEATRRTAPRIWERHLDLVLDGLRPGPIRPLPAAVPAVKWDRVLAERHERIR